The Medicago truncatula cultivar Jemalong A17 chromosome 4, MtrunA17r5.0-ANR, whole genome shotgun sequence genome includes a region encoding these proteins:
- the LOC11428102 gene encoding 40S ribosomal protein S9-2, whose protein sequence is MVHVAFYRNYGKTFKKPRRPYEKERLDAELKLVGEYGLRCKRELWRVQYALSRIRNNARTLLTLDEKNPRRIFEGEALLRRMFKHGLLDETQNKLDYVLALTVENFLERRLQTLVFKSGMAKSIHHARVLIRQRHIRVGRQVVNIPSFMVRVDSQKHIDFSLTSPFGGGLPGRVKRKNLKAAAKKASGGDGDEEDED, encoded by the exons ATGGTTCACGTTGCCTTTTACCGAAACTATGGCAAAACTTTCAAGAAGCCTCGTCGTCCTTATGAGAAGGAGCGTTTAGATGCTGAGTTGAAGCTCGTCGGAGAGTACGGTCTTCGCTGCAAGCGCGAGCTTTGGAGGGTTCAATATGCTCTTAGCCGTATCCGTAACAACGCTAGGACGCTTTTGACACTGGATGAGAAGAATCCTCGTCGGATCTTTGAGGGTGAAGCACTTTTGAGGAGAATGTTCAAACATGGTCTTCTTGATGAAACACAGAACAAGCTCGATTATGTGTTGGCTCTCACTGTTGAGAATTTTCTTGAACGTCGTCTTCAGACTCTCGTGTTCAAATCTGGAATGGCCAAGTCCATTCATCACGCTAGGGTTCTTATCAGACAGAGGCACATCAg AGTTGGGAGGCAGGTTGTTAACATCCCATCCTTCATGGTAAGGGTTGATTCACAGAAGCACATTGACTTTTCACTCACAAGTCCATTCGGTGGTGGTCTTCCTGGTCGTGTGAAGCGTAAGAACCTTAAGGCTGCAGCCAAGAAGGCTTCCGGTGGTGATGGTGATGAGGAGGATGAAGATTAA